One window of the Streptomyces sp. TS71-3 genome contains the following:
- a CDS encoding DUF6801 domain-containing protein — translation MGVLGAGTAVSVPVSLDLNYTCTYPVINDHPLGVKINTNLSKTHIVGRPTPGYPINAVGTVDGGTTQALGLVSVKTVEGTADARIHVDAPGSGSNQTVSLNVARTPVPASGPFDIRTSGIAPSVTFTRPGNGRIMVDDLTLHLIGRNANGDQVNQGSLNAPCRLDPGQNNQLLSFAIKEPPAPTHPTGPTTPGSGTAPSASGAATGSPSGSLPGTSASASAGAGAHGTHSTPSRAPGGSTASAEPEPDPAAGGSDRAQASGDAVGGWDTADLILVVGGGLVAVAAALYAGSLFLKRRGAGGGS, via the coding sequence GTGGGGGTCCTCGGAGCCGGGACAGCGGTCTCCGTTCCGGTCTCCCTCGACCTGAACTACACCTGCACGTACCCGGTGATCAACGATCACCCCTTGGGCGTGAAGATCAACACGAACCTGTCCAAGACCCACATCGTCGGCCGGCCCACCCCGGGCTACCCGATCAACGCGGTGGGAACGGTGGACGGGGGCACCACGCAGGCGCTCGGGCTGGTGAGCGTGAAGACCGTCGAGGGCACGGCGGACGCGAGGATCCACGTGGACGCGCCGGGGAGCGGCAGCAACCAGACCGTGTCCCTGAACGTGGCCAGGACCCCCGTCCCGGCGTCCGGCCCGTTCGACATCCGCACGAGCGGCATCGCGCCGTCCGTCACCTTCACCCGGCCGGGCAACGGGCGGATCATGGTCGACGACCTCACGCTGCACCTCATCGGGAGGAACGCGAACGGCGACCAGGTCAACCAGGGCAGTCTCAACGCCCCGTGCCGGCTGGACCCGGGACAGAACAACCAGCTCCTGTCGTTCGCCATCAAGGAGCCCCCGGCGCCGACGCATCCGACCGGCCCCACGACACCGGGTTCCGGCACCGCCCCCAGCGCCTCCGGGGCCGCGACGGGCAGCCCGTCCGGCTCGCTCCCGGGCACGTCGGCGTCCGCGAGTGCCGGCGCCGGCGCCCACGGCACCCACAGCACCCCGTCCCGGGCGCCCGGCGGCAGCACGGCATCGGCGGAACCGGAACCGGATCCCGCGGCGGGCGGCTCGGACCGGGCCCAGGCCAGCGGTGACGCGGTCGGCGGCTGGGACACCGCGGATCTGATCCTGGTGGTGGGAGGGGGCCTCGTCGCGGTCGCCGCGGCCCTCTACGCCGGCTCGCTGTTCCTGAAACGCCGGGGTGCCGGCGGTGGCTCCTGA
- a CDS encoding right-handed parallel beta-helix repeat-containing protein yields MSLTRNLCGTAAALALAGAALMAAPSDAAATHAASTHAASTHVTSTHVTSTHAASTHVTSTHAEPTRTRTPGAHPGAAPACTRNVTDRNVTGRPALDAVRPGDVVCVDGLSRGHRLEIDKGGTADKPVTYSGNGQRVGGIDIDADHVIVDGYTMEGPSAPGIEIHGDGVTVQNNTVTAPQGGDGDGLRFFGDDITVAHNTISSTDNSTGAHADCMQTFTTDDEDVASRNVVIDGNTCRKIDNMCLMAEGPDSEAGDGSGEGVSEYWTFRNNDCQTQQASQTLMVDDVQHLTVTGNTWEAGPDHAIGLQNHATGAHVKDNRLDPSIDCEVGIDKSSMAGYEGPEPGCDP; encoded by the coding sequence GTGTCACTCACCAGAAACCTGTGCGGTACCGCCGCGGCCCTCGCCCTGGCCGGCGCCGCACTCATGGCCGCACCGTCGGACGCGGCAGCCACGCACGCGGCATCCACCCACGCGGCATCCACGCACGTGACATCCACGCACGTGACATCCACGCACGCGGCATCCACGCACGTGACATCCACCCACGCCGAACCCACCCGCACCCGCACCCCAGGCGCCCACCCCGGCGCCGCCCCCGCTTGCACCCGGAACGTCACGGACCGGAACGTCACCGGCCGGCCCGCGCTGGACGCCGTCAGGCCGGGCGACGTCGTCTGCGTCGACGGCCTCTCCCGTGGCCACCGGCTGGAGATCGACAAGGGCGGCACCGCGGACAAGCCCGTCACCTACTCCGGCAACGGGCAGCGGGTCGGCGGCATCGACATCGACGCCGACCACGTCATCGTGGACGGCTACACCATGGAGGGGCCGTCCGCTCCGGGCATCGAGATCCACGGCGACGGCGTCACCGTCCAGAACAACACGGTCACGGCCCCGCAGGGCGGCGACGGCGACGGCCTGCGCTTCTTCGGCGACGACATCACCGTCGCGCACAACACCATCTCCAGCACCGACAACAGCACCGGCGCGCACGCCGACTGCATGCAGACCTTCACCACCGACGACGAGGACGTGGCGAGCCGGAACGTGGTGATCGACGGCAACACCTGCCGGAAGATCGACAACATGTGCCTGATGGCCGAGGGCCCCGACTCCGAGGCCGGCGACGGCAGCGGCGAGGGTGTCTCGGAGTACTGGACGTTCCGGAACAACGACTGCCAGACGCAGCAGGCGTCCCAGACGCTGATGGTCGACGACGTGCAGCACCTGACCGTCACCGGCAACACCTGGGAGGCGGGCCCCGACCACGCCATCGGCCTCCAGAACCACGCGACCGGCGCCCACGTGAAGGACAACAGGCTCGACCCGTCCATCGACTGCGAGGTGGGCATCGACAAGTCGTCCATGGCGGGCTACGAGGGTCCCGAGCCCGGCTGCGACCCGTGA
- a CDS encoding WD40 repeat domain-containing protein, translating to MSTPEPPEDEGAEGGPRGVGDEGGDRPEGTRLHAQATDRARIYQALRDLHVSERHQHFYYLDGVRAVRRAKSGGEPGDCPYPGLSSFGADQARWFFGRDELVSDLLVGLDRRLWGGGGLAVVAPSGAGKSSLLEAGLLPAVAAGLLPVEGSRDWPRAVLTPTEHPLTELADRLAEVTGTSPRQAADVLAEGPAESVSMLREALGRQSGAGQTGAAHRRWILVVDQLEELFTLCTDERERAAFLAVLGAVAEAEPGGRGPAGLVVYGLRSDFYTRCAEYPGLRSVLQDGPVLVGSMSATRVREAIIFPARDVGLEVDPGLVEVLLRDLGAPAHSGEAGDGATAVPAGYEAGRLPLLAHALRATWQQQHGRALTVEGYEATGGIARAVRTTAEEHYTRLDEAGRAAARAVLLRLVKIGAGGEDTRQRVPYGDLLGHGGDSAAAMAVVETFTGARLLTREGDSVEITHEVLLRAWPRLRDWIEADRPGNLVRQELEAAAADWEHAGRDPGMLHSGSRLAAAEAWAGSAPSGALSSTASAFLTASVHRRRRALGVRNAVIAALVVLFLSACTAAFIAQHQRTTAQTERDRAIFSQLTARAEALRGNQPSLAAQLDIAAYRMRQTSGLYTHLVTDANNPLSTTLTGHTGPVYTVALSPDGHTLASAGYDGTLRLWDVPYPARTRPLGAPLLRGSSAIDSVAFSPDGHILASAGTDGKVRLWDLADRAHATPLGSPLPGHTSVVRWVAFSPDGQTLAAAGSDGTVRLWNLTDPAYPAPLGKPLTGHTGVVNAVAFSPDGHLLAGAGADGRVRLWDLTHPSRATPLGSAPSRSAGAVWAVAFSADGHVLATSGAEGTVRLWDVTDPARTAPLGRPLPGHTGTVYSLAFSPSRHTLASAGEDGTVRLWDVTHPATAVPLGSPLSTSTGPVFSVAFSADGHVLAAAGADHTVRLWNRSTPLGTDLTSGRGDAVNAVAFSPDGHTLASAGADQAVRLWNLADRAHDPSPGRPLTGHSNPVEAVAFSPDGHVLASAGSDGTVRLWDVTRPAHATALGTLTGHTGPVLSVAFSPDGHTLASAGDDGTVRLWDVTDPGHVTRLDRPVAGHGNPVNAVAFAPSGHVLAGADTLGAVRLWDVADPRHAAALGSPLNSGTGPVHAVAFAPDGHALASAGTDGTVRLWDVADPRHAAALGSPLNSNNGPVRTVAFSSDGHTLASAGAHDVWLWDLDDPADTTPLDPPLTGHSGPVNAVAFSPDEQTLVSAGDDGTVWMWSMSADQAIRQICKYTNPLTPRQWKQYVPQLPFTPPCG from the coding sequence ATGAGCACCCCTGAACCGCCCGAGGACGAGGGCGCCGAGGGCGGACCCCGCGGCGTGGGCGACGAAGGCGGCGACCGCCCCGAGGGAACCCGCCTCCACGCCCAGGCCACGGATCGCGCCAGGATCTACCAGGCACTCCGCGACCTCCATGTCTCCGAGCGGCACCAGCACTTCTACTACCTGGACGGCGTGCGGGCCGTGCGCCGTGCGAAGTCCGGTGGGGAGCCGGGGGACTGCCCGTATCCGGGCCTGTCGTCGTTCGGCGCGGACCAGGCCCGGTGGTTCTTCGGGCGGGACGAACTGGTCTCCGACCTGCTCGTGGGGCTCGACCGGCGCCTGTGGGGCGGTGGCGGGCTGGCGGTGGTAGCGCCGTCCGGGGCCGGCAAGTCCTCGCTCCTCGAAGCGGGCCTGCTGCCCGCCGTCGCCGCCGGGCTGCTGCCCGTCGAGGGATCGCGGGACTGGCCGCGCGCCGTGCTCACCCCCACCGAGCACCCGTTGACGGAGCTGGCCGACCGGCTGGCCGAGGTCACCGGAACCAGCCCGCGGCAGGCGGCCGACGTCCTGGCCGAGGGGCCCGCGGAGTCCGTCTCGATGCTGCGCGAGGCACTGGGCAGGCAGTCCGGCGCCGGGCAGACCGGCGCGGCGCACCGGCGGTGGATCCTCGTCGTCGACCAGCTCGAAGAGCTGTTCACGCTCTGCACCGACGAGCGTGAACGCGCCGCCTTCCTCGCCGTCCTGGGCGCCGTCGCCGAGGCGGAGCCCGGGGGGAGGGGCCCGGCAGGGCTGGTCGTGTACGGGCTGAGGTCGGACTTCTACACCCGATGTGCCGAGTATCCGGGGCTCCGGTCGGTCCTCCAGGACGGCCCGGTGCTGGTCGGGTCCATGTCCGCGACCCGCGTCCGGGAGGCGATCATCTTCCCGGCCAGGGACGTGGGCCTGGAAGTCGACCCGGGTCTCGTCGAGGTGCTGCTGCGCGATCTCGGCGCACCGGCGCACTCCGGCGAGGCCGGCGACGGCGCCACCGCCGTTCCGGCCGGATACGAGGCAGGGCGACTGCCCCTGCTGGCGCACGCGTTGCGGGCCACCTGGCAGCAGCAGCACGGCCGCGCCCTCACGGTGGAGGGGTACGAGGCCACCGGCGGCATCGCCCGCGCCGTGCGCACCACCGCCGAGGAGCACTACACGCGTCTCGACGAGGCGGGCAGGGCGGCCGCCCGCGCCGTGCTGCTCCGCCTGGTCAAGATCGGCGCGGGCGGGGAGGACACCCGCCAGCGCGTCCCGTACGGCGACCTGCTGGGGCACGGCGGGGATTCCGCCGCGGCCATGGCGGTCGTCGAGACGTTCACCGGCGCCCGCCTGCTGACCCGGGAAGGCGACAGCGTGGAGATCACCCACGAGGTGCTGCTGCGCGCGTGGCCACGCCTGCGGGACTGGATCGAGGCCGACCGGCCCGGCAACCTCGTCCGCCAGGAGCTCGAAGCCGCCGCGGCTGACTGGGAGCACGCGGGCCGCGACCCGGGCATGCTCCACAGCGGCAGCCGGCTCGCGGCAGCCGAGGCCTGGGCCGGTTCGGCACCCTCGGGAGCCCTCAGCTCCACCGCGTCGGCCTTCCTCACGGCCTCGGTGCACAGGCGGCGCCGTGCCCTCGGCGTCCGCAACGCGGTGATCGCCGCCCTGGTCGTCCTCTTCCTGTCCGCCTGTACCGCCGCCTTCATCGCGCAGCACCAGAGGACCACCGCGCAGACGGAACGCGACAGGGCGATCTTCAGCCAGCTCACCGCCAGGGCCGAGGCCCTCCGCGGCAACCAGCCCTCGCTCGCGGCCCAGCTCGACATCGCCGCGTACCGCATGAGGCAGACATCAGGCCTCTACACCCACCTGGTCACCGACGCGAACAACCCGCTGTCCACCACCCTGACCGGGCACACGGGACCCGTCTACACCGTGGCTCTCAGCCCGGACGGGCACACCCTGGCCAGCGCGGGCTACGACGGCACGCTGCGGCTGTGGGACGTCCCCTACCCGGCTCGCACGAGGCCGCTGGGCGCACCGCTCCTCAGAGGCTCCAGCGCCATCGACTCGGTGGCGTTCAGCCCGGACGGGCACATCCTGGCCAGCGCCGGCACGGACGGCAAGGTGCGGCTGTGGGACCTCGCCGACCGCGCCCACGCCACCCCGCTCGGCTCGCCTCTGCCGGGACACACCAGTGTCGTCCGCTGGGTGGCGTTCAGCCCGGACGGGCAGACCCTGGCCGCCGCCGGGTCGGACGGCACGGTGCGCCTGTGGAACCTCACCGACCCCGCCTACCCCGCCCCGCTGGGCAAGCCCCTGACCGGCCACACCGGCGTCGTGAACGCGGTGGCGTTCAGCCCCGACGGGCATCTCCTGGCCGGCGCCGGAGCGGACGGCCGGGTGCGGCTGTGGGATCTCACCCATCCCTCCCGCGCCACCCCGCTCGGCTCCGCCCCGTCCCGTTCCGCGGGCGCCGTCTGGGCGGTGGCGTTCAGCGCGGACGGGCACGTTCTGGCGACCTCCGGTGCGGAGGGCACGGTGCGGCTGTGGGATGTCACCGACCCCGCTCGCACCGCCCCGCTGGGCCGGCCCCTGCCCGGCCACACCGGCACCGTCTACTCGCTCGCGTTCAGCCCGAGCCGGCACACGCTGGCCAGCGCGGGTGAGGACGGGACGGTGCGGTTGTGGGACGTCACCCATCCCGCGACCGCCGTCCCGCTGGGGTCGCCCCTGAGCACCAGCACCGGCCCGGTCTTCTCTGTGGCGTTCAGCGCGGACGGGCACGTCCTGGCCGCCGCCGGGGCGGACCACACGGTGCGGCTGTGGAACCGCTCCACACCCCTCGGGACGGACCTGACGAGCGGCAGGGGCGACGCCGTGAACGCGGTGGCGTTCAGCCCGGACGGGCACACCCTGGCCAGTGCCGGAGCGGACCAGGCGGTGCGGCTGTGGAACCTCGCCGATCGCGCCCATGACCCGTCGCCGGGGCGGCCCCTGACGGGTCACAGCAACCCCGTCGAAGCGGTGGCGTTCAGTCCGGACGGGCACGTCCTCGCCAGCGCCGGATCGGACGGCACGGTCCGGTTGTGGGACGTCACCCGGCCCGCCCACGCCACCGCTCTGGGCACGCTGACCGGCCACACCGGCCCGGTCCTCTCCGTGGCGTTCAGCCCGGACGGGCACACCCTCGCCAGTGCGGGTGACGACGGGACGGTGCGGTTGTGGGACGTCACCGACCCCGGGCACGTCACCCGGCTCGACCGGCCCGTGGCCGGCCACGGCAACCCCGTGAACGCGGTGGCGTTCGCCCCGAGCGGGCACGTCCTGGCCGGCGCGGACACGCTCGGCGCGGTGCGGCTGTGGGATGTCGCCGACCCCCGGCACGCCGCTGCGCTGGGCTCCCCCCTGAACAGCGGCACCGGGCCCGTGCACGCGGTGGCGTTCGCCCCCGACGGGCACGCCCTGGCGAGCGCGGGCACGGACGGGACGGTGCGGTTGTGGGATGTCGCGGATCCCCGCCACGCCGCTGCGCTGGGCTCTCCCCTGAACAGCAACAACGGCCCCGTGCGCACGGTGGCGTTCAGTTCGGACGGGCACACCCTGGCCAGTGCCGGTGCGCACGACGTGTGGTTGTGGGACCTCGACGACCCGGCCGACACGACCCCGCTCGACCCACCGCTGACCGGCCACAGCGGCCCCGTGAACGCGGTGGCGTTCAGCCCCGACGAGCAGACCCTCGTCAGCGCCGGTGACGACGGGACGGTGTGGATGTGGTCGATGAGCGCCGATCAGGCCATCCGGCAGATCTGCAAGTACACCAATCCCCTGACGCCCCGGCAGTGGAAGCAGTACGTGCCCCAGCTGCCGTTCACGCCGCCCTGCGGGTGA
- a CDS encoding SelB C-terminal domain-containing protein — protein MHVFATAGHVDHGKSALLRALTGMEPDRWAEERRRGMTLDLGFVWTRLPGAGETAFVDVPGHERLVANMLAGVGPVPAVLFVVAADQGWQPQSEEHLAVLDALGARHGLLAVSRCDLADPAAARKEALDRIAESSLGEVASVAVSPMSGEGLDELRGALVRTASALPAPDPEADVRLWIDRAFTVRGRGTVVTGTLGAGTLRVGDQLVGVDGRRPLRVRGLEALKEPRTEVPAVARVAVNVHGADAAALRRGDALLTPGRWLGADTVDVRLTGAPARDLPRHLTLHAGSAAVPVTVRPLGGDTARLRLATALPLRIGDRALLRDPGRHRVPAGVTVLDVRPPALARRGAAAQRARDLRAVAGAPDGAAELRRRGLVHRVELLAMGASPPSEPVAGEWLADPAHWSALRDRLRRAVEEHAVRHPLEPGLPLETARQTLDLPERRLVEALLAAGPGLRQRDGRVYGSRARPALPPEAESAVAAVRTDLARAPFRAPEADRLAGLGLTPRLLAAAAAAGSLLRIADGIVLLPGADAEAATILAGLPQPFSASEARRALDTTRRVAIPLLEHLDRRGWTVRVEGALRRCGAGPGGQVPGAVDSVDGGSDGASPGGGCR, from the coding sequence GTGCACGTCTTCGCCACCGCCGGACACGTCGACCACGGCAAGTCAGCCCTGCTGCGGGCCCTGACCGGGATGGAACCGGACCGGTGGGCGGAGGAGCGGCGCCGGGGCATGACGCTGGACCTGGGGTTCGTGTGGACGCGGCTGCCCGGCGCCGGGGAGACCGCGTTCGTCGACGTGCCGGGGCACGAGCGGCTGGTGGCGAACATGCTGGCGGGCGTGGGGCCGGTCCCCGCCGTGCTGTTCGTGGTCGCCGCGGACCAGGGCTGGCAGCCGCAGTCGGAGGAGCACCTGGCGGTCCTGGACGCGCTCGGCGCCCGGCACGGGCTGCTCGCCGTCTCGCGCTGCGACCTCGCCGATCCGGCGGCGGCGCGCAAGGAGGCGCTGGACCGGATCGCCGAGTCGTCGCTGGGCGAGGTGGCGTCCGTGGCCGTGAGCCCAATGAGCGGTGAGGGCCTCGACGAGTTGCGCGGGGCGCTGGTCCGCACCGCGAGCGCGCTGCCCGCGCCGGATCCGGAGGCGGACGTACGGCTCTGGATCGACCGTGCCTTCACGGTGCGCGGCCGGGGCACCGTCGTCACGGGGACCCTCGGCGCGGGCACGCTCCGGGTGGGCGACCAGTTGGTGGGCGTGGACGGCAGGCGGCCGTTGCGGGTGCGGGGCCTTGAGGCGCTCAAGGAGCCCAGGACCGAGGTGCCGGCGGTGGCCCGGGTCGCGGTCAACGTGCACGGCGCGGACGCCGCGGCACTGCGCCGCGGGGACGCGCTGCTCACGCCGGGGCGCTGGCTCGGCGCGGACACCGTGGACGTCCGGCTGACCGGCGCCCCGGCCCGCGACCTGCCCCGGCACCTGACGCTGCACGCCGGTTCCGCGGCGGTGCCGGTGACGGTCCGTCCGCTGGGCGGGGACACGGCCCGCCTGCGGCTGGCCACGGCGCTGCCGCTCAGGATCGGCGACCGGGCGCTGCTGCGGGACCCGGGCAGGCACCGCGTCCCGGCCGGGGTGACCGTCCTCGACGTCCGCCCGCCCGCGCTCGCCCGGCGGGGCGCCGCGGCGCAGCGGGCCCGGGACCTGCGGGCGGTCGCCGGCGCTCCGGACGGTGCCGCGGAGCTGCGCCGGCGCGGCCTGGTGCACCGCGTGGAACTACTCGCGATGGGGGCGAGCCCGCCTTCGGAGCCGGTGGCCGGCGAGTGGCTGGCGGACCCGGCCCACTGGTCCGCCCTGCGCGACCGGCTCCGCCGCGCGGTCGAGGAACACGCCGTCCGGCACCCGCTGGAGCCCGGCCTGCCGCTGGAGACGGCCCGTCAGACGCTGGACCTGCCCGAACGCCGCCTGGTCGAGGCACTGCTGGCGGCCGGCCCCGGCCTGCGGCAGCGCGACGGCCGCGTCTACGGCAGCCGGGCACGCCCCGCGCTGCCCCCCGAGGCGGAATCCGCCGTCGCGGCGGTCCGCACGGACCTGGCCCGCGCCCCCTTCCGCGCACCGGAGGCCGACCGCCTCGCCGGGCTGGGCCTCACCCCCCGCCTGCTGGCCGCGGCCGCCGCGGCGGGCTCCCTGCTGAGGATCGCGGACGGCATCGTCCTCCTGCCCGGCGCGGACGCCGAGGCCGCCACGATCCTCGCCGGCCTCCCCCAGCCGTTCTCGGCGAGCGAGGCCCGCCGCGCCCTGGACACCACCCGCCGCGTCGCCATCCCGCTGCTGGAGCACCTGGACCGGCGGGGGTGGACGGTCCGGGTGGAGGGGGCGTTGCGGCGGTGCGGGGCGGGGCCGGGGGGCCAGGTGCCGGGGGCGGTGGACTCGGTGGACGGCGGGAGCGATGGGGCGAGTCCGGGGGGAGGTTGCCGGTAG
- the selA gene encoding L-seryl-tRNA(Sec) selenium transferase, which yields MERDPVPDRAPAAPEAHVPVPDAHPSVASDPRRRLPRTDVLLADPRLAAAVERLGRGLVKAVLAGVQERARAGEVPVSGIVERAVAALPATASALRPVVNATGVLLHTNLGRAPLSAAARDALLSAAGTTDVELDLGTGLRARRGRSAIEALMERVPAAEGAHVVGNGAAALALAATALARGRQIVVSRGELVEIGDGFRLPDLLESTGARLREVGTTNRTAFADYASAVGPETGFVLKVHPSNFRVTGFTSEVGVADLARLGVPVVADIGSGLLAPDPLLPDEPDAATWLRAGADLVTASGDKLLGGPQCGLLLGRGELVRRLARHPLARALRVDKLTLAALEATLRGPATPVHAALHAGPGRLRARAEHLAARLRAAGVDSRAVDSEAVIGGGGAPGVTLPSAAVSLPASCAAPLRRGVPAVLGRVEQGRCLLDLRAVPEDADVALAAAVRNACAPAAGGTGIGTGTGRHTVTRQDAVTGRDTATGQDPVGATPPDRTATAPAAVTTPTPAAPTTPGR from the coding sequence ATGGAACGCGACCCGGTTCCGGACCGCGCCCCCGCCGCGCCGGAGGCTCACGTGCCCGTGCCGGACGCCCACCCCTCCGTGGCGAGCGACCCCCGCCGCCGGCTGCCCCGCACGGACGTGCTGCTCGCCGATCCCCGGCTGGCCGCCGCGGTCGAACGGCTCGGGCGGGGGCTGGTGAAGGCGGTGCTGGCCGGGGTGCAGGAGCGGGCGCGTGCCGGGGAGGTGCCCGTCTCGGGGATCGTCGAACGTGCCGTGGCCGCGCTGCCCGCCACCGCGTCCGCGCTCCGGCCGGTCGTCAACGCGACCGGGGTGCTGCTCCACACCAACCTCGGCCGTGCCCCGCTCTCGGCCGCCGCCCGTGACGCGCTGCTCTCCGCGGCCGGCACCACGGACGTCGAACTCGACCTCGGTACGGGGCTACGGGCGCGGCGCGGCCGTTCCGCGATCGAGGCGCTGATGGAGCGGGTGCCGGCCGCGGAGGGCGCCCATGTGGTGGGCAACGGGGCGGCGGCCCTGGCGCTCGCGGCGACCGCGCTGGCCCGCGGCAGGCAGATCGTGGTCAGCCGGGGCGAACTGGTGGAGATCGGGGACGGTTTCCGGCTGCCCGACCTGCTGGAGTCCACCGGGGCACGGCTCCGCGAGGTCGGCACGACCAACCGCACCGCGTTCGCCGACTACGCCTCGGCCGTGGGACCGGAGACCGGGTTCGTGCTCAAGGTGCACCCGTCCAACTTCCGCGTCACCGGCTTCACCAGCGAGGTCGGGGTGGCCGACCTGGCCCGGCTGGGCGTTCCGGTCGTCGCGGACATCGGCTCCGGGCTGCTCGCCCCCGACCCCCTCCTGCCGGACGAGCCCGACGCGGCGACCTGGCTGCGCGCGGGCGCCGACCTCGTGACCGCCAGCGGTGACAAGCTGCTGGGCGGCCCGCAGTGCGGGCTCCTGCTCGGCCGCGGGGAGCTGGTGCGGCGGCTGGCCCGGCACCCGCTGGCCCGGGCCCTGCGCGTGGACAAGCTGACCCTCGCCGCCCTGGAGGCCACCCTGCGCGGCCCCGCCACCCCCGTCCACGCGGCGCTCCACGCCGGCCCCGGACGGCTCCGGGCACGCGCCGAACACCTGGCGGCCCGGCTGCGCGCGGCCGGAGTGGACAGCCGGGCGGTGGACAGCGAGGCGGTGATCGGTGGCGGCGGCGCCCCGGGGGTGACGCTGCCCAGCGCCGCCGTCTCCCTGCCCGCGTCCTGCGCGGCGCCCCTGCGGCGGGGGGTGCCCGCGGTCCTGGGGAGGGTGGAGCAGGGTCGGTGCCTGCTGGACCTGCGGGCGGTTCCGGAGGACGCTGACGTGGCACTGGCCGCCGCCGTCCGGAACGCGTGCGCCCCGGCGGCGGGCGGGACGGGTATCGGGACCGGGACCGGGCGGCACACGGTGACCCGGCAGGACGCGGTGACCGGACGGGACACGGCGACCGGGCAGGACCCCGTGGGCGCGACCCCACCCGACCGGACGGCCACCGCCCCTGCCGCCGTCACCACCCCCACCCCCGCCGCCCCCACCACCCCCGGCAGGTGA
- a CDS encoding NUDIX domain-containing protein, whose amino-acid sequence MKRIIARLWWMIRPVQWRLLWLTHATFMVGVTGLVRDDQGRVLLLRHRLWPEGRQWGLPSGYAIRGEEFSATVAREVREETGLEVEAGRLLYLRSGFRLRVEVAYEARFLGGDLAIDPFEILEARWFSPAELPDEMQESHRLLIREETAND is encoded by the coding sequence ATGAAGCGCATCATCGCCCGGCTGTGGTGGATGATCCGTCCGGTGCAGTGGCGGCTGCTGTGGCTGACCCACGCGACGTTCATGGTGGGCGTGACCGGACTCGTCCGCGACGATCAGGGCCGCGTGCTGCTGCTGCGCCACCGCCTGTGGCCCGAGGGCCGCCAGTGGGGCCTGCCGAGCGGCTACGCGATCAGGGGCGAGGAGTTCTCGGCGACCGTCGCCCGGGAGGTGCGCGAGGAGACCGGCCTGGAGGTCGAGGCCGGCCGGCTGCTGTACCTCAGGAGCGGCTTCCGGCTGCGCGTCGAAGTCGCCTACGAGGCCCGGTTCCTCGGCGGCGACCTGGCGATCGACCCGTTCGAGATCCTGGAGGCCCGATGGTTCTCCCCCGCGGAACTCCCCGACGAGATGCAGGAGTCGCACCGGCTCCTCATCCGTGAGGAGACCGCCAACGACTGA